Proteins from a genomic interval of Antedon mediterranea chromosome 5, ecAntMedi1.1, whole genome shotgun sequence:
- the LOC140050406 gene encoding C-type lectin mannose-binding isoform-like yields the protein MQLKVVSLLVGILFAVTQMKYGVESKTVCPTFWVPFQESCYRIFGNLLNWSDAEESCNKYFNEFEMGHMVSIRSSVENRFVADLWESATNGRTTTPVQGGVPVNYWIGLSNKDNVSRWVWSDTSEEAVYTEWAPSEPNYLQVDHCAHTWPKNGNSLTWNNWRCDKLLFFVCELPQSRH from the coding sequence AGTTGTGAGCTTGTTAGTGGGCATATTATTTGCTGTCACACAAATGAAGTATGGCGTGGAATCAAAAACTGTTTGTCCAACCTTTTGGGTTCCATTCCAAGAAAGCTGTTATCGTATCTTTGGAAACTTGTTGAACTGGAGTGACGCAGAGGAAAGTTGTAACAAGTACTTCAATGAGTTCGAAATGGGTCACATGGTTTCTATCAGAAGCTCTGTTGAAAATCGGTTTGTCGCAGACCTCTGGGAATCGGCTACTAATGGGCGGACCACTACGCCTGTCCAAGGAGGTGTACCGGTTAACTACTGGATTGGCTTGAGCAACAAAGACAATGTATCTCGTTGGGTATGGAGTGATACCAGCGAAGAAGCGGTGTATACAGAATGGGCCCCATCTGAACCAAATTACTTGCAAGTGGATCACTGCGCCCATACTTGGCCAAAAAATGGAAATAGCCTAACTTGGAACAACTGGCGCTGTGACAAATTGTTGTTCTTTGTGTGTGAGCTGCCCCAAAGCCGACATTAG